A stretch of Primulina tabacum isolate GXHZ01 chromosome 13, ASM2559414v2, whole genome shotgun sequence DNA encodes these proteins:
- the LOC142521951 gene encoding uncharacterized protein LOC142521951, with protein MGYKAGYCPKLKQPKTRRAYLMHAEQAEPDTTLITGQILLAGIATYVLRDSGAMHSFISESFVKQLGILPVDVETRFRFTVPFGKHMVSNSMVKDMELKLQKNIIRADLIVLSMPEFGIILGIDWLTLNGATIDFRRSSKLIQKGCQGFLPSIVSAQDTDSRSIEDVEVVKDFPEVFPDDVSGIPPEREVEFAMS; from the exons ATGGGGTATAAGGCTGGTTATTGCCCAAAGCTCAAACAACCCAAGACTAGAAGGGCCTATTTGATGCACGCTGAGCAAGCGGAGCCAGACACTACGCTTATTACAG GACAAATATTGCTAGCGGGAATAGCTACTTACGTTTTGCGAGATTCTGGAGCTATGcattcttttatatctgaaTCCTTCGTGAAACAATTGGGAATCTTACCAGTGGACGTAGAGACGAGATTCAGATTTACAGTACCTTTTGGAAAACATATGGTCTCTAATAGCATGGTTAAGGATATGGAACTTAAATTGCAAAAGAACATTATACGAGCAGACCTTATCGTACTATCAATGCCCGAGTTTGGCATCATTTTGGGAATTGATTGGCTCACACTGAATGGGGCTACTATTGATTTTCGACGGAGTTCA AAGCTTATTCAAAAGGGTTGCCAAGGTTTTCTCCCTAGTATTGTATCTGCACAAGACACTGATAGTCGATCTATTGAAGATGTGGAAGTTGTCAAGGACTTTCCGGAAGtgttccctgacgatgtttctGGTATCCCACCTGAAAGAGAAGTGGAATTTGCTATGAGTTGA